The genomic segment TTTATATTGTAAAGTTTTTCAGCCACAGACATGAATTGTTCCCTGATTTGGGATCAGCTTTGAAAAAACTAAAGGTTTGGACTACTGAAAAATCTATTTTTTTCAGGCTTTCCTGTGCAGTTTTGAAAAAATAGCCTCCTGTTACCCCCCAGTGAGACAATATAGGTAAAATATCGTTTCCAGGAAGATTAGCAATTTCATTTAAAAGTATGCTGCCTTCACGGTCATTGGCAACAAGAATAATAACCTTTGCTCCAGCAGAAAGTATATCTTGATATAATTCTAAAAGAGTGGAATCTCCCCAGTTATACCAGCGGGAACGAACTATATTGATTTTTGGATTTGCTGCTGCAAAAGCTTCGCCGGCTTTTAAATTGCTTCTGCCCCAGGCTGTATTGGGTAAAATCAGCCCCATGTCTGCCAGCCCTCTCTTAAAAGCATTTTTCATCATGGCAGGCATTGCCAGGCTGTCTTTAAGGGATAATCGGAAGCAGTAATTAGGTTTCCGGTCATGACTGGTAATAATATCTGCCGAAGCCCAGGGATCAAGCAAAATCATGCCGATTTCATGAACCAGAGGTATTACTTCTACAAGAACCGGGCTGAACCTGGCTCCAAAAACTGCTGTCATGTCTGTCATAGTATTAAAATCTTTTATATTTTTAATAGCCCTGGCAGGCACTGAACGGTCATCTCTTGTTTCAAGAACAAGAGGACGGCCCCCAAGAACCCCGCCTTGTTGATTGATTTCATCAATTGCAACACGGATGCCCATTTCAACAGCTTGGGCTGAAAAGCTGTTACGAAGACCAAATTCAGCAGTAAGACCTATTCTTACAGGAGCAGATGTTTGTTTTTCAGATGCAGCAGAATAAACTGGCATTGTTAATATAACAATAAATATAAAATATATAGATACAAATCCGAGTCCTGGCAATATTTTTGATACAGTTTTCATATTAACCTCAGGTTTGCTTTTTTTTGGAATTAAAAATAAAAAAACTGCTTTGCTGTGATTATTCAGCAGTATCCTGTGCAAATACTCTTTGTCCAAGTTCACGGTTGAGCATAAACATGCCGCTTCCGCCTCCGCCGATAAGATTTAATTCATCAATTACACTTCTGACACTGCTTTCTTCTTCAACCTGTTCTTCTACAAACCACTGCAGGAATTGATGAGCTGCATGATCCTTTTGCTCAATGGCAAGATCAACAAGATGATTTATCAAGCCTGTAACCTTTTGCTCATGGGCTAAAATATCTTTAAATACAGCCAGGGCACTGTCCCATTTAAAAGGCGGGGCATCAACAGCCTTAAGAATTACACGGCCGTCGCGTTCATTAATATAAGAATAGAATTTTTCAGCATGAAGCTGTTCTTCCTGGGCCTGGGCTTTCATCCACTGGGCGAAACCATTTAAACCTTCAGCTTCAAAATAAGCAGACATTGACATATATAAATAGGCAGAATAGAGTTCAGCATTTATCTGGTCGTTTAACGCATCTTCCATTTTTTTTGATAACATGATATTCCTCCGTATTATAGTATTAATAAAATTTTTGTTCAGGCAAATATAAGCATGATTTTGATAAACACAAGAATAATGACAATCCTTATTTCAGGAGATAAAATGACAATAGATAAAATACTTTTAGATCATGGCAGCGGCGGAAAATTATCCCATAAACTGATTTCAGAAATCCTGGTTCCCATATTTGACAATCCCATTCTTTCTTCCATGGATGATGGAGCTGTGTTTGAAATTCCCAAAGGGAAAATGGCATTTTCAACTGATACCTACGTGGTCGATCCCATCTTTTTTCCAGGAGGCGATATTGGGGAACTGGCAGTCAATGGTACTGTTAATGATATTGCCATGTGCGGAGCATCGCCTGTCTATCTTAGTGCCGGTCTTATTATAGAAGAAGGCTTTTCCATACATGATCTTGAAAAAATTCTTAAAACAATGGAAAAAGCAGCCAGAAAAGCAAAGGTCTATATTGTTACCGGCGATACCAAGGTTGTACCCAAAGGAGCTGCTGACAAGATATTTATCAACACATCAGGGATAGGCATGATTTATGACAAGGCAGATACTGCCAGTTCCAACGCAAAACCTGGAGACAAGATAATTATCAGCGGTACAATGGCAGATCATGGTATAACTATTCTTACACAGCGTGAAGGAATGAAATTTGATACATCTATAAAAAGCGATACTGCTCCTTTAAATCATGTGGTTAAAAACATGCTTACAGACTACCCTCAAGCTGTTCATGTTCTCCGTGACCCCACAAGGGGAGGAGTGGGAACTGCATTAAATGAAATAGCAGAAAGCTCAAAAGCAGGTATAAAAATCTATGAGCAAAGGCTTCCTGTAAAAAAAGAGGTTGCAGGAATCTGCGAACTGCTTGGATTTGATCCTTTGTATATAGCAAATGAAGGGAAATTTATCGCTGTTGTCAGTCCTGATATGGCAGACCAGGTTTTAAAACTTATACATGAAGATGAATATGGCAGGGATGCCTGCATAATCGGCCAGGTTACAGATGACCATCCAGGCAGGGTTTTTATGGAAACCAGTATAGGGGGTACAAGGATTGTTGACA from the Desulfonema limicola genome contains:
- a CDS encoding ferritin codes for the protein MLSKKMEDALNDQINAELYSAYLYMSMSAYFEAEGLNGFAQWMKAQAQEEQLHAEKFYSYINERDGRVILKAVDAPPFKWDSALAVFKDILAHEQKVTGLINHLVDLAIEQKDHAAHQFLQWFVEEQVEEESSVRSVIDELNLIGGGGSGMFMLNRELGQRVFAQDTAE
- a CDS encoding ABC transporter substrate-binding protein, producing MKTVSKILPGLGFVSIYFIFIVILTMPVYSAASEKQTSAPVRIGLTAEFGLRNSFSAQAVEMGIRVAIDEINQQGGVLGGRPLVLETRDDRSVPARAIKNIKDFNTMTDMTAVFGARFSPVLVEVIPLVHEIGMILLDPWASADIITSHDRKPNYCFRLSLKDSLAMPAMMKNAFKRGLADMGLILPNTAWGRSNLKAGEAFAAANPKINIVRSRWYNWGDSTLLELYQDILSAGAKVIILVANDREGSILLNEIANLPGNDILPILSHWGVTGGYFFKTAQESLKKIDFSVVQTFSFFKADPKSGNNSCLWLKNFTI
- the hypE gene encoding hydrogenase expression/formation protein HypE, producing MTIDKILLDHGSGGKLSHKLISEILVPIFDNPILSSMDDGAVFEIPKGKMAFSTDTYVVDPIFFPGGDIGELAVNGTVNDIAMCGASPVYLSAGLIIEEGFSIHDLEKILKTMEKAARKAKVYIVTGDTKVVPKGAADKIFINTSGIGMIYDKADTASSNAKPGDKIIISGTMADHGITILTQREGMKFDTSIKSDTAPLNHVVKNMLTDYPQAVHVLRDPTRGGVGTALNEIAESSKAGIKIYEQRLPVKKEVAGICELLGFDPLYIANEGKFIAVVSPDMADQVLKLIHEDEYGRDACIIGQVTDDHPGRVFMETSIGGTRIVDMLTGEQLPRIC